The genomic segment ACACAAGAAACCAAAAGATGTGGACAATAGTTGCGGTTGTGTAGCTACAGTGTGCAGGATCAGTTATTTAATGCGTTTGTGCACGCCTCTAACCTGTGCAGAATCTGCTAcgtgtattttaatgtattgctttcaCCCAGAATATATTGCATCGCTTCACTACGCTGTACTGTAAACGCTAACTATGCTAATCTTTCCAACTTTTGACGAACtacacacacatatgttttatacaaaataatttaaaacagttgtATTCTACCCTAACTGCACCCTGGCTGGGAAACAGCGTGTTGTTCGGTGGACACCAGTGTCTCCACTTGCGCCTCtatcaatacaattaaaaaaaaataaaaaaaaaataaataaaatcgccCCTCGTCCATGAATGAAATGAAATCATGCACAGTACTGTGACAGACAGCACCTCTTAGTGGACACTTCCCCGAATTACACCTGTGTAACTAATAAATACGCTACTGCACATCCgtcaatacattattattattattattattattattattattattattattattattattaatggtagTATTTGTAGTagtgtgttatttaaaatttttttggTCATGTGAAGACACGTTCTGTGCACTTACTAATCATTAGCAGGATCTGTAGGTCAAACTAATGTAagggttcatttttttttgttttgtaaacattaaGTAACTTGCCACACATCGGTGTGTAGGGGtaccctataataataataataataataataataataataataataataataataataataataataataacatatgcaATTTTGTAAGTATTAAAAGCACACTGTTGTTATACGGTGGACGGTTGCCATAGTCAATCTGTATTGAATCTCTTTTTCAAGCAGTTCCTGCCCTGGTAAGACAATTCGGCCAGAAGCGTTTAATCATCTGTGAGCTGAGTGCTCCCTCTGGTGGCCATGGTGTTTTATGGcagctgtttaatattgttttctaTCCATTGCAATTCACGAGGAATTGTAAACagtttttcacataaaatgtaatgcattaccACATTTAGATACCTGTAAAAGTAGCccttacagttacaagttactggaaaatgtaatcagattacagcaATGCGTTACTCCCCAACACGGCTCATAGGTGTACATTGTTATGTACCCATTATGAAGGTGCTATACACGatgttaaattcaaataaatatttgtgtatttaaGGTAAATATTCACCACAAGCAAGATTAAATAAACAgcgtttgtaaaataaaataaagtaacagGTGTCAACATTTTGTGACAATGAGGTAATTGTAATAAGGGGTATTCTTcctttatttcatataaatattcaaaaacaacattaataacaTACACGAATAACAACATAAATTAATAACAACATTCATAACAATGGAGCAGGATATACAATGTAATATCGGCAGTAAAACAATTATTTGTGAATACggttatattttgaataaatgaAAAATTGAACCCCAAATTAGAAAAATCCTCAGGTTTAAATTCTGTATTTGAACTTCTCTCTTCAAAGAGACAGAATTCCCCGAATGATTAGTGAATTTAACAACCGCACAGATACATCAAACTAACTCTGATATTTCCAACCTTACCGCAGCAGAGCGCCGCGGGGAACTGTGCACTGGAGGTATGACGTTACTTGACACTGCAGGGTATTCCTCTAGGTTGTCTATGGTATCTCTTCCGACTCAAGGAGCAATTGGGTCTGCATCTGCTCTGTCTGGCGTCCGTTTGCGCGGCCGCGTTTTACGCATGTGGCCTGGTCCTGAGTCTCCCAGGTACCGTCCTTGTGTGAGCAAAAACACACCGTCTTGTCGTCCACCTCCACTCTCACCCCCGCCGGGATGATAGTGTTTACCGCGAAACAGTTCGGCCCTGAAAAGACAAAAATAACCCCAGCCTGTTCCAGTGAATTAGCGACGGTCGAGTGAGTGACATTTACAGCCAGCAGACTCATTTCCACCACAGTTTGTCGGGCCACGTTTTGTAATCTGCATTCACGCTGAAAACATTTAACTGAAATGATTGTCTTACTTCATACCTGTACTATACCACTGTACTACTGATAAGACAAGAAGGGAAACAAATTAGCCAGTCCACTATAGACAACCCTGTGTTTGGTTTCTATAAAGAGCCATTTTTGCATACGGATCAATTGAtagtttaatgttttaatgtggaACCAAAATATTCTAAATAGAACCACTATAGGGTCCATAATCTGATGCTTCTAAAGCTGGGGGAACACAAAggcactttgtggcttggaacttggtttcaggagactatgTTTCAGGCCACACACCAGGGGAAACTTTGGGTTTGATACAGCCTCAAGctgggtctcctggaaccaggtttcaagccaccgTTCCTGAAAAAAGTGGCTTCGTGTGCCCTACACTGTACAGTGCCTGGAAAAGTTATATGGGATGAAACAGTTCTATTGTGCTGGGATTAGTGAAACCCATATAACTAAATGTACAGAGGCCAATCACCATAGGGCGTTTTCATAAGTTTATAGTTGTTTTTTAGGGGTTACCATTTTTGCAGACAGGGCAGCACTGGTGAGGCTCGTATGTTGGGtccacacattggagggatgggCACTCAGCAATCATGCAGTACACATCTCTGCTGACTTCACAGCGGCATCGTTCACAAGGAGTTAACTGCAACACACCGCAAACGTTATATCCAGTAGTGTATTGTGATGATACTTTTGCATTGATTCACTTGCTCTACTGttataataatcatctttattttttaaatagcgcctttcatagtggaccaccatcacaaagcgctttacaagatacgagactagggtgtgtgaatatcagctgcagagtcacttacaacaacatctcacccgaaagacggagcacaaggaggttcagtgacttgctcaggatcacacagtgagtcagtggctgaactgggatttgaacccggaacctcctggttacaaacccgtttctttaacccccgatgattattattattattattattattattattattattattattattattattattattattattcacaaccATAAAACACTCCGTTGAAAAATgtcttataaaaatataaacagcatttcccttagcttaaaaaacaaaagtctTGGGTATTACAGGGTTAAGGTCTGAACAGGTAACAACTGCTAGGgtaacaaaaacagtaataacaattacCGTGAACTCCTCCAGCAGTTTATACGTCTTCCCTGCATACTCGCAGACGTTGCTTACCGCCACGCAATATGGACAGCAGGACCTGAAGCTGATCCGAGAGCAGCGCGGGTGAACCCGCGGACACCGCGGCTTTACGCACAGGGGGCCCTCTTCCGTGCAAGTGCAGGGGCAAGCGGTCGGGGCAGGGTAATAGGTCTCTCCAATATTATACACGAATCCGTGGTCATCGAGGCACCACTTCCCTCGGTAATCCCCGAAATCGTACTCGGACTCGCTTTTTGAAGAATACTCAGCGGCTGGGGCCGAGCCGGCACAAGTTAAATAGATCACTTGGAGAAAAACGCACAAGAACGGCGAAGGAAAGTGAACAAGCGGCATGGTTTCCAACCGTTTTCCCGCTACAGCACTGGCAGTCCAGCCTGCAAGCACGAATGTGACAAAAGCAACGGAACTGTCGTGCAATGACCACATGCAACCAACTGGCTTCAGTGATCCTTTAATGCAATCAGGTATTGCAAAGCTCAGTGAGCTGTGAATGTCACAGTCTAATTAAACGTGGAACATGGAATTGTTCCGCTGTGCCACTGACCTGCACTTTCAAGAGTGAAAGATATCCCCTGTGACCTAATTTAGAAAGTACTCGCATTCACAAAAGAAAGAGATTTTAACGAATTAAAACCGAAACACCtttcacttcatttttttaaGAACTGGGTTTAAAGCTTCTGAAGAATCCACGggcactgtaataaataaaaaggaatctCCCACAACAgatgtaacattttacattataacTGAGAATGTGCATCAGACgcaaaataaaacagatgtgttaccaaaataaacattgcaGATGTATAGCTACTAAAAACGTGCACGTTAGAATTTATGTTTAACTTAAACACCTGGTTCACCTAAAATGTAAGGATTTCTAAAATGTCATTGATGTGTTCCTATGCAAACTACTGTAGATTGCTGAAGCGTTTCACCACCGATCAGGTTGTGAGCCCACTGACGTCATTAAAAAATTGCTTTTAGCTTATAGGTCATAGGATACAATACTTAGACAGGGTTTCACTCGGGTAACATCATCCAGACTAAGAAtgggccctgcacatgtaaaacGTGTGTTAACTACAATGGCAAATGCTCAGTATACGCACGGGGCACCATGTcgaacattttaatgtatatatatatcatggtcaCTTTTATGAGGTTTTCTTTGGTGATGTCAAAGTCAGCTTTTGCAGTGAGGTGAGGTCATACGCGTTCCTGGAGCGCGCTCGCAGAACAGCTGCGCACGTTCGCACTTTCacagttaaaatgaaaacagtttggACCGGATTGCCCAGCACTGCCTCCCTGAGATATTCAATATGGACctctgtttgttttctattaataGGTGAGCAAAACTGGTACGATTCCTGGTTGTTTGTCCAAGCTAGTAATAATGTTAACGTTTGTGGTGTTAGAATGGTGTTTTTCATaaaaaatctattattattatattattattattattattattattattattattatttgaagttgtttaaaatgttacattaacgTGTTGTCAAGCTGTTTCAGGGAGCACACCTTTTAAGCCATAACGAGATTAgtgtattgtatattattatattgtaaagTTGACcgtaaagttattatttttttttttgttttgtttttattgtagagATAACAAATATATGTCGTTTTTGTTTCGACAGTAAAAGTTTTGCATTTGGGCGCACAGTTAAACAACACTATTTTTGGAGGTACAACAACACCAGGTAAAACAGGTTTCAATaatattccataaaaaaaaaaaaaaagtgtaaggcaAAACTGGCACGTTTATTTCTTTCAAACGTTTCCCGCCTTCTAGTAACTGTTTATGTGAAGGTGCGCCACGACAGCCCACGTTTGATCTGTATGACAGAAGAGCTGGCCAGAAGAGAAGTAATGGATCCTTTTTTTCTTTGGACCGGACCCGATGGAAGGAACATTAAAGGTTAATAGTCTTAATGGTTACTATCTAAGATATATGAAAGGAGGTGCAACATAACAGTTAAAGATATTCACTGCATTGcaatcatatattatatatcctatattatatatatatatatatatatatatatatatatatatatatatatatatatatatatatattttttttttttttttttttttaatgtgacaaaGTATTATTGTACATTGTTAAAACTCTCATATATTCCTATATGGAACACAATAGCtgtgtcaacattttttttttttttttacacagtgcaaACAGTTGCATTTGGTAGTAGAATAAATGAATCCATAGACTCCATGCAACGTTCTGTTTTTCTCTTCTCTGTTAGATGATAGTCAGGTTAACCTTACAAACACAGGTGTGCTCATTCTAAACCACATGTTTCAAAGCTACATGTCTGGAGTTTTCACCTGCACTTTGAGTTACAAGAGCATGAAGAACGCGAAAGAAAAATTTGTCGTTCTTAAATTTTTGATTTATGGTAAGTAATCCATCAAAGGAAACAGCCCatacaaatcattaaaacattGTAATGCATTGGCACcccatatttatatttatattccatAATAAGCTCTGTAAGGTGTCTGCCATGTTCATagtctttttaatttgaatgatgtttttattgaaatattttgttatttctttaggATATCGTGACCCTGATTTTCAGTATAGGTTCAGGAGCAGGTTTATTGCTGGGGATTGCAAGGATGGAGCAAACAATTATTTCTTTGACAACCTGACTGTTGCTTTAAAGCAGCTGGTTGCTAAGCTAACTTGCAGAGTCCTTGACCCTCAATTTCAATGTCATGTTATGAAGGAGCCAGGCGCAGGCCTGCAAACCAATCTCTTCATTACTTTCACAGGTACATTTATGAATCTGTCTGCTGTATACACTTAATAGTTAATGAaggaaattaattaattgattgattgattgatttatgccagggcttctcaaacccaaTCCTCCAAACCCCAATGTCTTCTGGTTTGCGTTCCAACTGAGCTcacaattacttaactaaacccttattgaattaataatttgcttaaattacatctttgaattgttttcagctcttacacAGTTGGAAATGTCAAGTTAACTGTAACATTTTATGCAACAGTGTAGAAAGACTAGAAAACACCCTCAGTGTATTATAGAAGTATGAAGATGCGGTCTGGATTAATTCTGCGTGTTTACTCTGCAGTGGATCCTTATGGAAAAGGGTGGGAGCTAATATGTATACAGTATCACCATGACTGTGAAGATGAAGCTAACAAGAGGGTGAACATGGTAAGTGTTTTATGAAGAAGTAATTAAAGCTACATTTctttatatactttatatttaaacacaattgacagcttactacattcttccataatAGGACTGCACATTTTTTCCAGCAGTAAAAGCTACATCTGTGAGTTATATAAATTCATATCAATTTCTATtcatttgcacaaaaaaataataatagtaactaaGTATGCTTTATAGCGACCCCTGGTAGCCAGATATTGTAATTACACTTTTAGTGTTATAACAGCACTGTTTCATAGTTGTGCTGAAGGCCATCAATCTTATGTATTTTAGGCACAAGACCTTGTTCAAATTTTCTTTGAGAAACAAGCAAGCATACTCAATCAGTATAGTGGGAAGATGCCCCTTATATACTACATAAACGACAGTTTAACATCTGAGCGCATAGACAGCTGTCGACCAGGTTATGGAAAGAATAACGAAATGCACCCGAATTGCACAGAATGCTGTGGTAAGTTTCCTTTGCTCTACATTccataatgcattattattatttagtagacacctttatccaaggcagcttgcagagacgagggtgtgtgaactgtgcctcagctgcagagtcactgacaacaacgtctcaccccaaagacggagcacaaggaggttcagtgacttgctcagggtcacagtgagtcagcgagtgagctgagatttgaacccgggacctcctgatAACAAGACCTTTTCCTTAACCACCAGAGCACAAAGCCTTCGCATTATATGGATATACACAATAAAATTTATCTTTGAACTTATAGAAGTTGAGCTCTTAGGTTTGTTTCTGGTTACTTTCCAGTAATATTTAATGATACAAAGGTGATCGTTGAGAACAGTTATTGTCTTattatctcattttttttttattatactgcaACATGTATCATgtttcatatttatattattggcATGGGATTCTACACTGTATTTCacaaaatcattttctgtttcagttgtttGCGAGCCTGGGACCTACAGCCTAGATAATTCTGTGAAGTGTGTGCCTTGTAAAAGCACTCAAGTGAGAATTTATGGAGCAACAGCTTGCTaagtaaactattttttttttaatagtgttttttttaatgtatattatttattgaaagtgAGGATCAGGCATCAACGAAAATTCTGTAAGTATGTTAAATATCCCTAGGTGAACTGCTGAATTAATCTTATTTGGGGATTATAcgtcttttaaaatatgttataatgTTCTATCTTcaataaaactgtattacagtaaaacAACATAGGCACTTACCAATACTAGCCTAGTCCTTGCAATCCCCAGTGGCCTAGTTTGAAGGCATTACTGGTTTATTAATGAATTATAACTTAAATTAGACATTGACATATATTTATTATAGACTAGTAATGATAAATACCATTGCTCTTTTAAGATACAGTCACCTCTCTGTGAACAGTAGCATTTCTCTTCTCAGCGTTGGAGATCAAGTCTCTCAATGGAAGGAGCCAAAAGAAAACGcaatgaaaagaaatacaaaacataataaaaagaagATTTGTAATCTTAAGGAACTGTTGTAAAACCAGAAAgttatgtcatttttattgtgtagaatTCTGTATACaagataaacatttttttttttcctgtaacttactgcttttaataaatgtgATGCCTTATTTAGAATTTCCTGATTTTATTTCATCAAATAATTAATTACcctatatttaaattaatgtatttaaaatcaaaacatgtttaaagaaaATGCTCCAAGGCCATATAAATCAAGTGCAAAAGCAATGCtacattttcttgtttgtaattctaaATCTTGCCTTTTGTTTGTACATTGAAGACACGAAAAGCTCAGCATTAGGGATATACAGtactgaaagagttaaaaaaaaaaaaaagaaaagaaaagaaaagaacattgagGGAGTGGTTGTTTGTAAATCCTTCTGTGTCATTGGTTGTTTATAGTCACCTGATAAGGGTCATTTCCTTTGGTTGTGCTGTTGATTGTGATGCTGGAAGGAAATAAGCTGCATTCCAGGTCAGTTTATATGCACAACTACACACTAATCTATATGAATAACAGCAGCAGTTTAACTCAAGTGAATGCGACCTACATTGGGAAAAATATATGCAGAGTTGTGTGAAGTTAGACTGCTGTTTGTTCCTTATAACAATGCCTATTGTGTTGCCAAGCATAATGAAAGATAGATAGTAAAAGCCTAAATCATGATAATCTGGAAACTAGCATTTCAAAGTGACAAGTAACTGTGCAGTTACTGCAGATTACATTGCTATTGTAAGCACGGTTTTATTCTGACTGCATACAGTATAACAATATAGCTACAGCTCTCCGAGTTCACGGCAGTGCATTGTTAATAGCAATAGCTAAACAAATTTAAGCACCATAATCATTTTCGATAAATGTATTGAGAAATGAAGGACGCTTGAATCTCCTTTTAGTATTTTAATGACAAAGATGGGTCTAACAACAGCACAAAAAACAGGAAGTGTGTGGTTTCCTGCATCACAGATTccagcacagcaaaaaaaaacccaaaaaacagagaGACGTGACCTGGGGGAGATTTGCTGTAATCATGGAAGAGAGACTGTGTCAGTACTGTACAGGTGGAACTTTATCTGTCACCCAGGCAGTATAAATAAGACTAGGAGCACAAAGTACAGACTCAAGAGAAATATAGCAGACCACTATGGGAATCCTATTCAGCTCAATCTACAAAGCCTTCTATGGTGTGCAGGCCAGGATCCTCATGTTAGGGCTTGACGCTGCTGGAAAGACCACTATCCTGTACAAACTGAAGCTCAATGAAGTCGTCTCTACCATCCCCACCATTGGCTTCAACGTGGAGACTGTGGAACCCATGAGAGGCGTGTCCTTCACCGTGTGGGACGTTGCCGGCCAGGGCAGGATCATGGGTCTGTGGAAACACTACTACACTAACACAGAGGGGCTGCTCTTCGTGGTGGACAGCTTTGACCATGAGCGCTTTGATGAAGCCAGAGAAGAGCTGGAAGGGATCCTGAGCCATGACGAAATGAGCAAGGTGCCCTTCGTCGTCCTGGCCAACAAGCAGGACCTGCCAGGAGCCTGCAGTGCCTCCGACCTTGTGGAGGCGTTGGGACTGAACAAGCAGAGAGACCACGAATGGCAGGTGCAGGGCTGTTGTGCGGTCAACGGGGAAGGGATAGTGGAGGGCATACAGAGACTCACTGGGATGGTCAAACAGTTCCAGAAGACAAGAGGATTTTAGCAGGGATGTTTTCTTAACTACATGGTAATAGAATACTTTCCAAACTCAAGTATGAGGCGCTGCTGGGTGAGGGCATCTAGTTTTTAGTTTTGATTTAAGTTGATTTGTTTGTACTGCCTCAACTGATAATCCTTCTGTCATGCAAATATGCATGTAACATTGTGCAAATGTTGGCAACTATGTGGTCAGATCTACTTGcacttaatttttatttatttattttatgtttggcTATACCGCTCAATAGGGTACAGTGAAAATCAAAGTTTGTGTCTGTTCCAGAATTTTTATTTCATAAGCCCAGCACTGTTAGGAAAAATGGTTACTGAGTTACCttttgctgtcattttaaaaattTTACCTAAAGATGGAACAAAATGAATAGTTGAAATAAATGTTACTATA from the Polyodon spathula isolate WHYD16114869_AA chromosome 28, ASM1765450v1, whole genome shotgun sequence genome contains:
- the LOC121301754 gene encoding zona pellucida-binding protein 2-like, which translates into the protein MKTVWTGLPSTASLRYSIWTSVCFLLIVKVLHLGAQLNNTIFGGTTTPVTVYVKVRHDSPRLICMTEELARREVMDPFFLWTGPDGRNIKDDSQVNLTNTGVLILNHMFQSYMSGVFTCTLSYKSMKNAKEKFVVLKFLIYGNSLKYFVISLGYRDPDFQYRFRSRFIAGDCKDGANNYFFDNLTVALKQLVAKLTCRVLDPQFQCHVMKEPGAGLQTNLFITFTVDPYGKGWELICIQYHHDCEDEANKRVNMAQDLVQIFFEKQASILNQYSGKMPLIYYINDSLTSERIDSCRPGYGKNNEMHPNCTECCVVCEPGTYSLDNSVKCVPCKSTQVRIYGATAC
- the LOC121301991 gene encoding von Willebrand factor C domain-containing protein 2-like — protein: MWSLHDSSVAFVTFVLAGWTASAVAGKRLETMPLVHFPSPFLCVFLQVIYLTCAGSAPAAEYSSKSESEYDFGDYRGKWCLDDHGFVYNIGETYYPAPTACPCTCTEEGPLCVKPRCPRVHPRCSRISFRSCCPYCVAVSNVCEYAGKTYKLLEEFTLTPCERCRCEVSRDVYCMIAECPSLQCVDPTYEPHQCCPVCKNGPNCFAVNTIIPAGVRVEVDDKTVCFCSHKDGTWETQDQATCVKRGRANGRQTEQMQTQLLLESEEIP
- the LOC121301808 gene encoding ADP-ribosylation factor 1-like 2, which produces MGILFSSIYKAFYGVQARILMLGLDAAGKTTILYKLKLNEVVSTIPTIGFNVETVEPMRGVSFTVWDVAGQGRIMGLWKHYYTNTEGLLFVVDSFDHERFDEAREELEGILSHDEMSKVPFVVLANKQDLPGACSASDLVEALGLNKQRDHEWQVQGCCAVNGEGIVEGIQRLTGMVKQFQKTRGF